A single window of Cyanobium sp. AMD-g DNA harbors:
- a CDS encoding 2TM domain-containing protein — protein sequence MPIRWYGPADPDDPTYRHFARVVNLTLHAALFAAVNSGLWFVQGMRHPWSHLNWLTLGWAALLLVHGTVVVVQRPQPQP from the coding sequence ATGCCGATCCGCTGGTACGGCCCCGCCGATCCCGACGATCCCACCTATCGGCACTTCGCTCGGGTCGTGAACCTCACCCTCCATGCCGCCCTGTTCGCCGCCGTGAACAGCGGGCTGTGGTTCGTCCAGGGGATGCGCCACCCCTGGTCGCACCTGAACTGGCTCACGCTCGGCTGGGCCGCTCTGCTGCTGGTCCATGGCACCGTGGTGGTGGTGCAACGCCCCCAGCCCCAGCCATGA
- a CDS encoding MraY family glycosyltransferase yields the protein MTLAYSPNAAALLTAAAAALLTALIVPVIRRLGLRWGLVDPPDDRKQHTLPMVRLGGVGIVAGFSLSLACTWSFGGFAELTPDKDQLIWTTLAGALCFFVIGLADDLFALPPLPRLVGQVLVAAAVWNQGVRIGSIDLPFGLGNFAAGLPLPEGLSLLATVVWLVGITNAINWLDGLDGLAAGVSGIAAVGLLSVSFSLSQPAAGLLAAALAGSCLGFLRHNFNPARIFMGDGGSYFLGFALAAISIVGPAKRLTSVSLLLPLLILSLPLADMSAVIMGRLKAGRSPFYPDRRHLHHRLLRAGFSHRRTVVVIYAFTQWLASIALVLANAEMRFLWLALATAVLIAVLVVCRRQMQQEAK from the coding sequence GTGACCCTCGCCTACAGCCCCAACGCGGCGGCCTTGCTCACAGCCGCCGCGGCGGCCCTGCTCACGGCGCTGATCGTGCCGGTGATCCGAAGGCTCGGTCTGCGCTGGGGGCTGGTGGATCCGCCCGATGACCGCAAGCAGCACACCCTGCCCATGGTGCGGCTCGGTGGCGTGGGCATCGTGGCTGGCTTCAGCCTTTCGCTGGCCTGCACCTGGAGCTTCGGGGGTTTCGCCGAGCTGACGCCTGACAAAGACCAGTTGATCTGGACCACCCTGGCGGGGGCCCTCTGCTTCTTCGTGATCGGCCTGGCCGATGACCTGTTCGCCCTGCCTCCCCTGCCGCGCCTGGTCGGCCAGGTGCTGGTGGCGGCCGCGGTGTGGAACCAGGGCGTACGCATCGGCAGCATCGACCTGCCGTTCGGTCTGGGGAACTTCGCCGCCGGGCTGCCGCTGCCGGAGGGCCTGAGCCTGCTGGCCACGGTGGTCTGGCTGGTGGGCATCACCAACGCCATCAACTGGCTCGATGGCCTCGATGGGCTGGCGGCCGGGGTGAGCGGCATCGCCGCCGTGGGCCTGCTCTCGGTGAGCTTCAGCCTCAGCCAGCCCGCCGCCGGCCTGCTGGCGGCAGCCCTGGCCGGGAGCTGTCTGGGCTTCCTGCGCCACAATTTCAACCCGGCCCGCATCTTCATGGGGGATGGCGGCTCCTACTTCCTCGGCTTCGCCCTGGCGGCGATCAGCATCGTGGGTCCGGCCAAGCGGCTCACCAGCGTCAGCCTGTTGCTGCCCCTGCTGATCCTGTCCCTGCCCCTGGCCGACATGTCGGCGGTGATCATGGGACGCCTCAAGGCCGGCCGCTCGCCCTTCTATCCGGATCGCCGTCACCTGCACCACCGCCTGCTGCGGGCCGGCTTCAGCCACCGGCGCACCGTGGTGGTCATCTACGCCTTCACCCAGTGGCTGGCCTCCATCGCCCTGGTGCTGGCCAATGCGGAGATGCGTTTCCTCTGGCTGGCCCTGGCCACGGCGGTGCTGATCGCCGTGCTCGTGGTCTGCCGCCGCCAGATGCAGCAGGAGGCCAAGTGA
- a CDS encoding cytochrome-c oxidase: MLVIEVTNARDVVRQRIGRLGGRLIGKVVDAEAQVEKALIQELETAFRDFGIEARIFSIDGPQMIGRSHLEIPVQVREERQVRLS, from the coding sequence GTGCTGGTCATCGAAGTCACCAATGCCCGCGACGTGGTGCGCCAGCGCATCGGCAGGCTCGGGGGTCGTCTGATCGGCAAGGTGGTCGATGCGGAGGCCCAGGTGGAGAAGGCCCTGATCCAGGAACTGGAGACCGCCTTCCGCGATTTCGGCATCGAGGCCCGGATCTTCTCGATCGACGGCCCCCAGATGATCGGCCGCTCCCACCTGGAGATTCCCGTGCAGGTCCGCGAGGAGCGCCAGGTGCGGCTCTCCTAG
- a CDS encoding DUF3181 family protein: protein MTLAASDLEELSRSIADRLYVQVAGWHLYLGDAGLAQTLAIECAARLDQGAEVCARQALEAVQVPIGGGGTRLPLARLVPAGQLRDLEDVLQPFC from the coding sequence ATGACGCTTGCCGCCTCTGATCTCGAGGAACTGAGCCGCTCGATCGCCGATCGGCTCTACGTGCAGGTGGCCGGCTGGCATCTGTACCTGGGCGATGCGGGCCTGGCCCAGACCCTGGCGATCGAGTGCGCCGCCCGGCTCGACCAGGGCGCCGAAGTCTGTGCCCGCCAGGCCCTGGAGGCCGTGCAGGTGCCGATCGGCGGCGGCGGCACGCGGCTGCCCCTGGCACGGCTGGTGCCCGCCGGCCAGCTGCGGGATCTCGAAGACGTGCTGCAACCCTTTTGCTGA
- a CDS encoding PrsW family glutamic-type intramembrane protease produces the protein MARLVVIALAILAEASVIILVKFKLMSLAPTALGVFLRALLVSGLLSLLPLAALRFLDRRERESIWLYIAMFLWGTLIASGIASPVIGWIFPTATNLSLVHSDILKQVAQNSGPTFAAMLLTPAVEELIKGLGVFIAFLLLKSEFDGVRDGFVYGALIGVGYNLIDSSFYLAEAYARTGVVPWWQYFVTHHSLLGFGGHALYTGLFGMGLGLSRQTLLPWLKVAAPFTGWLTGYVAHVTGTLMGLLTIFLAVSVVGKGLVSPFSPGSPLLPNPSFWALLISGGYISFFWSFPFVALAGVMLWRSGEWERQVIREELAQEVEPVITLQEYQGVLSDRMLQTRRIQGMSRSLSASIVNAQNELAIRKWRLSHQGRDPSADPLVASWREEVSRLRETS, from the coding sequence GTGGCGCGGCTGGTCGTGATCGCCTTGGCGATTCTTGCTGAAGCCTCTGTGATCATCTTGGTCAAATTTAAGCTGATGAGCCTGGCGCCAACGGCGTTGGGTGTTTTCCTTCGCGCGCTGCTCGTTTCCGGATTGTTGTCGCTCCTTCCACTCGCGGCCCTGAGGTTCCTGGATCGTCGGGAAAGAGAGTCGATATGGCTGTACATCGCGATGTTTCTGTGGGGAACTCTGATTGCCTCCGGTATCGCATCTCCTGTCATTGGCTGGATCTTCCCTACTGCAACCAATCTCTCCTTGGTCCATTCGGATATTCTGAAGCAAGTCGCGCAGAATTCTGGGCCGACCTTTGCAGCCATGCTGTTGACTCCAGCCGTCGAGGAACTTATCAAAGGTTTGGGGGTGTTCATTGCTTTTCTTCTGCTGAAATCCGAGTTTGATGGTGTCAGAGATGGCTTTGTTTATGGCGCCTTGATCGGGGTCGGATACAACCTTATTGATTCCTCCTTCTATCTCGCCGAAGCCTATGCCCGAACTGGTGTTGTGCCGTGGTGGCAGTATTTCGTCACCCACCACTCCCTGCTGGGTTTCGGTGGCCATGCTCTCTACACAGGTCTGTTCGGCATGGGTTTGGGGCTCTCCCGCCAGACACTCCTGCCTTGGCTCAAGGTCGCCGCGCCCTTCACGGGCTGGCTCACCGGTTATGTCGCCCATGTCACAGGAACCCTGATGGGGCTCCTGACGATCTTTCTGGCCGTTTCAGTGGTGGGCAAGGGACTCGTCTCACCGTTCAGCCCAGGTTCGCCCCTGTTGCCCAACCCATCCTTTTGGGCGCTGTTGATTTCAGGCGGATACATCAGCTTTTTCTGGTCATTCCCTTTCGTTGCCCTTGCAGGCGTGATGCTCTGGCGAAGCGGTGAGTGGGAGCGTCAAGTGATCAGGGAAGAACTGGCGCAGGAGGTTGAGCCTGTGATTACATTGCAGGAGTATCAAGGTGTTCTCAGCGATCGGATGTTGCAAACGCGCCGCATTCAGGGGATGAGTAGGTCACTGTCGGCCTCAATAGTCAATGCTCAGAACGAACTTGCGATCCGCAAGTGGCGTCTCAGCCATCAGGGTAGAGATCCAAGCGCGGATCCGCTGGTTGCCTCCTGGAGAGAGGAGGTTTCACGTCTTCGCGAGACCTCCTGA
- a CDS encoding ammonium transporter: MINSSHQHKVRLPKSLKEASLLEGSSLLLRKVRGLFSPRGLTWLACVPIALFGLGVFNLAAHAAELPELTPAFVANNMFIFIAAILVIFMNAGFAMVEAGMCQQKNAVNILTKNLIVFALAVTGYWFIGYSLMYGEPIGAGWLFFKGLFFDPTVTPEMVKDGALVPSVDFLFQSAFAGTSATIVSGLVAERIKFAPFVLFSIIKCAIIYPIGAAWIWNAGGWLKSIGFVDFAGTTAVHSMGAWGGLVGAMILGPRIGKFVSGKTVAIPGHNLSIATLGALILWICWYGFNGGSQLAMDEQVPYIAVTTTLAGSGGIIAATLTSQIMSGKPDLTMSINGALVGLVSITAICNDVSMPAAWVIGFFAGVLVVFSVGWIDSLKIDDPVGAMSVHGTGGIFGTLVVGLFSTTKGLLTGHGFSQLGIQFLGALAIAVESVVASIIVWNILAVIFDGIRVTEEEEVKGLDIGEHGMEAYPDFAITTR, from the coding sequence ATGATCAATTCAAGTCACCAGCACAAGGTTCGACTGCCGAAAAGCCTCAAGGAGGCCAGTCTCCTTGAAGGTTCATCACTATTGCTTCGCAAAGTGCGAGGTCTTTTCTCGCCGCGGGGGCTCACTTGGCTCGCTTGCGTACCGATTGCCCTCTTCGGTCTCGGAGTCTTCAATCTTGCCGCCCATGCCGCCGAGCTTCCCGAGCTGACGCCAGCCTTTGTGGCGAATAACATGTTCATTTTCATCGCGGCCATCCTGGTGATCTTCATGAACGCCGGGTTCGCCATGGTGGAAGCCGGCATGTGTCAGCAGAAGAATGCTGTCAATATCCTCACCAAGAACCTGATTGTCTTCGCTCTTGCGGTCACCGGTTACTGGTTTATCGGCTATTCGCTGATGTATGGCGAACCGATTGGTGCTGGCTGGCTTTTCTTCAAAGGCCTGTTCTTTGATCCAACCGTCACACCTGAGATGGTCAAGGACGGAGCCCTTGTTCCAAGCGTTGACTTCCTTTTCCAGTCAGCATTCGCCGGCACCTCTGCCACGATTGTTTCCGGCCTGGTTGCCGAACGCATCAAGTTCGCCCCATTCGTTCTTTTCTCCATCATCAAGTGCGCCATCATCTACCCAATTGGTGCAGCCTGGATCTGGAACGCTGGCGGTTGGCTGAAGTCGATCGGTTTCGTTGACTTTGCCGGCACGACCGCCGTTCACTCCATGGGCGCCTGGGGAGGACTTGTAGGGGCGATGATCCTTGGACCCCGCATCGGTAAATTCGTATCTGGCAAAACCGTTGCCATCCCTGGCCATAACCTTTCGATTGCAACCCTTGGTGCCCTGATCCTCTGGATCTGTTGGTACGGATTCAACGGTGGATCCCAGCTGGCGATGGACGAGCAAGTTCCCTACATTGCCGTCACCACAACCTTGGCGGGCTCTGGCGGCATCATCGCTGCCACCCTCACTTCTCAGATCATGTCCGGCAAGCCGGACCTCACCATGTCCATCAACGGCGCTCTTGTCGGGTTGGTGTCCATCACGGCCATCTGCAACGACGTTTCCATGCCTGCCGCCTGGGTGATTGGATTCTTCGCCGGTGTTCTCGTCGTCTTTTCCGTCGGCTGGATTGACAGCCTCAAGATCGATGACCCTGTCGGCGCCATGTCAGTTCACGGGACTGGTGGCATATTTGGGACGCTTGTTGTCGGCCTGTTCTCCACAACGAAGGGGCTCTTAACCGGTCACGGCTTTTCTCAGCTGGGCATTCAATTCCTTGGCGCTTTAGCCATTGCTGTTGAATCCGTAGTTGCCAGCATCATCGTCTGGAACATCCTGGCTGTGATATTCGATGGCATCCGAGTCACTGAAGAGGAGGAGGTCAAAGGTCTCGACATCGGCGAACACGGCATGGAAGCCTATCCGGATTTTGCCATCACCACTCGCTGA
- the sfsA gene encoding DNA/RNA nuclease SfsA, which translates to MAPATVAVPVLPTGPLVEGVLLKRYKRFLADVALDDGQTVTAHCPNTGPMTGVLLPGGRVRLRHDPSPSRKLAWTWEQAQVGAHGGGQVWVGVNTALPNRLVRATIEAGSLEAWLGPIGSIRAEVPYGEGRRSRIDLLLTPAAGAADPRPIYVEVKNTTWSDGDLALFPDTVTERGQKHLVELTALVPGARAVLVPCLSRGDVSRFAPGDSADPRYGELFRTAVAAGVEVLPCRYSFTDTAVAFLGLAAPAW; encoded by the coding sequence ATGGCCCCAGCCACCGTTGCCGTACCTGTGCTGCCGACCGGTCCGTTGGTGGAAGGGGTGCTGCTGAAGCGCTACAAGCGCTTCCTGGCCGACGTGGCCCTGGACGATGGCCAGACGGTGACGGCCCACTGCCCCAACACCGGGCCGATGACAGGGGTGCTGCTGCCAGGCGGACGGGTGCGCCTGCGCCACGACCCCTCACCCAGCCGCAAGCTGGCCTGGACCTGGGAACAGGCCCAGGTGGGCGCCCATGGCGGCGGCCAGGTGTGGGTGGGCGTCAACACGGCCCTGCCCAACCGGCTGGTGCGGGCCACGATCGAGGCGGGGAGCCTGGAAGCCTGGCTGGGCCCCATCGGCAGCATCAGGGCCGAGGTGCCCTACGGCGAGGGCCGCCGCAGCCGGATCGACCTGCTGCTGACGCCGGCGGCGGGAGCCGCCGATCCACGGCCGATCTATGTGGAAGTGAAGAACACCACCTGGAGCGACGGCGATCTGGCCCTGTTCCCCGACACGGTCACCGAACGGGGCCAGAAGCATCTGGTGGAACTCACGGCCCTGGTGCCAGGGGCCCGGGCGGTGCTGGTGCCGTGCCTGAGCCGCGGCGATGTGAGCCGCTTCGCGCCGGGGGACAGTGCCGACCCCCGCTACGGGGAGCTGTTCCGCACGGCCGTGGCGGCCGGGGTGGAGGTGCTTCCGTGCCGCTACAGCTTCACGGACACCGCCGTGGCGTTCCTCGGCCTGGCCGCGCCGGCGTGGTGA
- the glyA gene encoding serine hydroxymethyltransferase, with protein MDHGPASTSFSVAAIDSSLASGDPAIAALIEKELRRQQSHLELIASENFASRAVMEAQGSVLTNKYAEGLPHKRYYGGCEHVDIIEDLAIERAKQLFGAAWANVQPHSGAQANFAVFLALLQPGDTILGMDLSHGGHLTHGSPVNVSGKWFKAVHYGVDPETHQLNFDTIRQLALEHRPKLIICGYSAYPRTIDFAAFRAIADEVGAYLLADMAHIAGLVASGVHPSPLPHCHVVTTTTHKTLRGPRGGLILCNDADFGRQFDKAVFPGSQGGPLEHVIAAKAVAFGEALQPSFRSYSQQVVRNAQALAERIQERGIAVVSGGTDNHLVLLDLRSIGLTGKLADRLVSDVNITANKNTVPFDPESPFVTSGLRLGSAALTTRGFDAEAFREVADVIADRLLLQDDAAVELRCRERVASLCGRFPLYGRQRELQHA; from the coding sequence ATGGATCACGGCCCTGCTTCCACCTCCTTCAGCGTGGCTGCCATCGACAGCTCCCTGGCCAGTGGTGATCCGGCCATCGCCGCCCTGATCGAGAAGGAGCTGCGGCGCCAGCAGAGCCACCTCGAGCTGATCGCCAGCGAGAACTTCGCCTCCCGGGCCGTGATGGAGGCCCAGGGCTCCGTGCTCACCAACAAGTACGCCGAGGGCCTGCCCCACAAGCGCTACTACGGCGGTTGCGAGCACGTCGACATCATCGAGGACCTGGCCATCGAGCGGGCCAAGCAGCTGTTCGGCGCGGCCTGGGCCAACGTCCAGCCCCACAGCGGCGCCCAGGCCAACTTCGCCGTCTTCCTGGCCCTGCTGCAGCCCGGCGACACGATCCTGGGGATGGATCTCTCCCACGGCGGCCACCTCACCCACGGCTCGCCGGTGAACGTGTCGGGCAAGTGGTTCAAGGCCGTCCACTACGGCGTCGACCCCGAGACCCACCAGCTCAACTTCGACACCATCCGCCAGCTCGCCCTCGAGCACCGGCCGAAGCTGATCATCTGCGGCTACTCCGCCTACCCCCGCACGATCGATTTCGCCGCCTTCCGCGCCATCGCCGATGAGGTGGGCGCCTATCTGCTGGCCGACATGGCCCACATCGCCGGCCTGGTGGCCTCCGGGGTGCATCCCAGCCCCTTGCCCCACTGCCACGTGGTCACCACCACCACCCACAAGACCCTGCGGGGACCCCGGGGAGGCCTGATTCTCTGCAACGACGCCGACTTCGGCCGCCAGTTCGACAAGGCCGTCTTCCCCGGCTCCCAGGGCGGCCCCCTGGAGCACGTGATCGCCGCCAAGGCCGTGGCCTTCGGGGAAGCGCTGCAGCCCAGCTTCCGCAGCTACAGCCAGCAGGTGGTGCGCAATGCCCAGGCCCTGGCCGAGCGGATCCAGGAGCGGGGCATCGCCGTGGTCTCCGGCGGCACCGACAACCATCTGGTGCTGCTCGACCTGCGCTCCATCGGCCTCACCGGCAAGCTGGCCGACCGCCTGGTCAGCGACGTCAACATCACCGCCAACAAGAACACGGTGCCCTTCGATCCGGAGTCGCCGTTCGTCACCAGCGGCCTGCGTCTGGGCAGCGCGGCGCTCACCACCCGCGGTTTCGATGCCGAGGCCTTCCGCGAGGTGGCCGATGTCATCGCCGATCGCCTGCTGCTCCAGGACGATGCCGCCGTGGAGCTGCGTTGCCGGGAACGGGTGGCCTCCCTCTGCGGGCGCTTCCCCCTCTATGGGCGTCAACGTGAGCTCCAGCACGCCTGA
- the murJ gene encoding murein biosynthesis integral membrane protein MurJ: MARSLRRIALIVGVATALSKVAGLVRQQVIAAAFGVGAAYDAYNYAYVLPGFLLILLGGINGPFHSAMVSVLARRPRHEGAHVLASINTLVGAGLIVVTVLLLLAADPLIDLVGPGLDPERHALAVLQLRWMAPMALFAGLIGLGFGALNAADVFWLPSVSPLLSSVAVIGGIGLLWWQLGSSITLPATAVIGGVVLAASTTVGAILQWLIQLPALAKEGLNRLQLVWDWRDPGVREVLQVMGPATLSSGMLQINVFVSLFFASGMPAAAAGLGYANLLVQTPLGLLSNVLLVPLLPVYARLTAPEDRPELIGRIRQGLMLSNATMLPLGALMVALAVPIVALIYQRGAFDRSAADLVGQLLMAYGIGMPAYLGRDVLVRVFYALGDGNTPFRWSLAGIGLNAVFCWAFTGGPTPGWGLQLPMLNAGAAGLVLATVAVNLITCAGLLLALSRRLGGLPLRLWAADSGKLLLAAVAGGAACWWLSLAVAWPPGLGGLLLQNVICSGLAVGLYGLLTSLAGVPEARQLLQMVRRRA; encoded by the coding sequence ATGGCCCGATCCCTGCGCCGGATAGCCCTGATCGTGGGGGTGGCCACGGCTCTCAGCAAGGTGGCCGGTCTGGTGCGGCAGCAGGTGATCGCCGCCGCCTTCGGCGTCGGGGCGGCCTACGACGCCTACAACTACGCCTACGTGCTGCCCGGCTTCCTGCTGATCCTGCTCGGCGGCATCAACGGGCCCTTCCACAGCGCCATGGTGAGCGTGCTGGCCCGTCGGCCACGCCATGAGGGTGCCCATGTCCTGGCCAGCATCAACACCCTGGTGGGCGCGGGGCTGATCGTTGTCACGGTGCTGTTGCTGCTGGCCGCCGATCCGCTCATTGATCTGGTGGGGCCAGGCCTCGACCCGGAGCGCCACGCCCTGGCGGTGCTGCAGCTGCGCTGGATGGCCCCGATGGCCCTGTTCGCTGGCCTGATCGGCCTCGGTTTCGGCGCCCTCAACGCCGCCGACGTGTTCTGGCTTCCTTCGGTGAGCCCGCTGCTCTCCAGCGTCGCCGTCATCGGCGGCATCGGCCTGCTCTGGTGGCAGCTGGGCAGCAGCATCACCCTGCCCGCCACGGCGGTGATCGGCGGGGTGGTGCTGGCCGCCAGCACCACGGTGGGGGCGATCCTGCAGTGGCTGATCCAGCTGCCGGCCCTGGCCAAGGAGGGCCTCAACAGGCTGCAGCTGGTCTGGGACTGGCGCGATCCCGGCGTGCGGGAGGTGCTGCAGGTGATGGGTCCGGCCACCCTCTCCTCGGGGATGCTGCAGATCAACGTGTTCGTGTCGCTGTTCTTCGCCTCCGGCATGCCGGCGGCGGCGGCGGGTCTGGGCTACGCCAACCTGCTGGTGCAGACGCCCCTGGGCCTGCTCTCCAATGTGCTGCTGGTGCCGCTGCTGCCGGTGTACGCCCGCCTCACGGCACCGGAGGACCGGCCCGAGCTGATCGGCCGCATCCGCCAGGGCCTGATGCTCTCCAACGCCACGATGCTGCCCCTGGGGGCGTTGATGGTGGCCCTGGCGGTGCCGATCGTGGCCCTGATCTACCAGCGCGGCGCCTTCGACCGCAGCGCCGCCGACCTGGTGGGCCAGCTGCTGATGGCCTACGGGATCGGCATGCCGGCCTACCTGGGCCGCGACGTGCTGGTGCGTGTCTTCTATGCCCTCGGCGACGGCAACACCCCCTTCCGCTGGTCGTTGGCGGGAATCGGCCTCAACGCCGTGTTCTGCTGGGCCTTCACCGGCGGTCCCACGCCCGGCTGGGGCCTTCAGCTGCCCATGCTCAACGCCGGCGCCGCCGGCCTGGTGCTCGCCACCGTGGCGGTGAACCTGATCACCTGCGCGGGGTTGCTGCTGGCCCTGAGCCGCCGGCTGGGGGGCCTGCCCCTGCGGCTGTGGGCCGCCGACAGCGGCAAGCTGCTGCTGGCGGCCGTGGCCGGCGGGGCCGCCTGCTGGTGGCTCTCGCTGGCCGTGGCCTGGCCCCCGGGCCTGGGAGGCCTGCTGCTGCAGAACGTGATCTGCAGTGGCCTGGCCGTGGGCCTCTACGGACTGCTGACGAGCCTGGCTGGCGTGCCGGAGGCCCGCCAGCTGCTGCAGATGGTGCGCCGCCGGGCCTAG